In Mesoplodon densirostris isolate mMesDen1 chromosome 2, mMesDen1 primary haplotype, whole genome shotgun sequence, the DNA window TATGGCTAAATAATTGGACAGATTTggctgaaaataaatttttggattGATTTGCTATTGGACAGACAACTCACAgccagaaaaacatttaaaaatgcaccTTAGGGTGGCAAATCTATTACAGGTGGAATTGAATTAGGAATGGAGTTTGAATGGGGGAGGAGGGTTCTAAAACCAAACTGAATGCTGTCTGTGGCTGACCCCACAGATACGTGCAGCGGGGGCTACAGCGGGTGGGGCTTGACCCCCACCTGCCGCTGAATCTGGCTGCCCTTCGGGCCCACCAGGCCCAGGAGAACCGAGTGGTGGCCTTCTTCAGCCTGGCCCTGCTGCTGGCCCCGCTGGTGGAGACACTGATTCTACTGGACCGGCTGCTCTACCTTCAGGAACAGGGTGAGGGTGGCCAAAGCAGGGACCCGGGGCCAGAGGGGCTGGAGTTCTAGGGCTCTCCTTCAGGTCCCGGCCCCTGCACCTGCCAGGACTAGGTTCCTTGCTGTGGTGATTCTCAGACCGGCTGCTTCAGAGtcagatggggggaggggaactTGTTAGTGCAAATTCCTACTGAATCTGCCTGTGGTGGTACCTCCCTGAGGTGCATTTTAAGCCAGCATCCCAGGCACTGAGAACCTACGGTGTGCTGCAGACTGCCTCCTCCCGAGTCAGTGTCTCAGGCACTCATGTTCCTGGTGAGAGCTGGGTCTCCTTAGACGCCCTGGAGCCTCCCCCATGGGGAAAAGGGGCTATGCCTACAGGCTAAGCAGGAAGTGGCTAAGAGTTTGTTTCATTTCTCCCCTTCTGAGTAGCCCTGCCTTTCTCCTAGGCTTCCATGCTGAGCTCCTGCCCATCTTCAGCCCCGAACTCTCTCCGAGAAACCTGGTTCTGGTGGCCACCAAAAGGCCTCTGGGTGAGACCTTCTCTGTTCTGGAGACTGAAGACGGCTGACACAGCCTGAGGAAGGTCATATCTCAGACCCCATCTGAAACTGCCAGGTACCACACTGGGTGGTGGAGTCTTCACCTCCTCAGCCAGAGAACCAGCATCCTCCGTGGAATTCTGGTTCCCTACAAACTTTCAGCTTCataccctttctctccctctgtgtgtTATGTAACATTATGCAAaaagtttaatttattaaaaaattgaaaaccttTACTTCACTATCATTTCTATTAAGTATAGAAAAGGACGGACATGCACCCTCCCTACCGAATCCTGCAGAGGTGCTAAATTAGGTCTCACATCCCCAATACCCACTGTCTTCCCTAACAGGTAGCACCTTGTTACTCAGAGGTCTCCATGGAGGGAAGCTGTCTCTCCCTTAGATCTCCATCCCAGAATCTGCAGGCCCTGCCCTTTGGGAGGACCACCTTAAGGCTGGCTAACTTCTATCCAGGTTTTGTCATAATATCAGGACAGAtgctccctccctccgtccttgaaacaggggttaggggtgccagTCTACCAAAAGACAGCAGCTGCACAGAGGACCCAAGGCTCTTTATTAGAGTCTGAAGAAGAGGTGGCCCCAACCTTCAAGTTTAAGACAAGGAGGGGAGAAGCAGCTCTCCCCAGACTCAATACCAATAGACTTTCTTATGTCTCCGAGTCTCCTGGATCCCCATCGCCTCCatcacctcctcctccagggtcTTTAGACTGGGCACATAGGTTTTTTCTAGAGCATCTTCCACTGATGTGTCTTTGGGGCCATCTATTGAGCCAGAGAAAAGAAGATGGGTGGGAGGGCTTCTTAACATCCCTTACTCCCACTcccactcctcccaccccaccccccttcttGCCgcctcacccagcctcaccaatccatGTTTCAGGGACGATGCCATCAGCTCTGGGAAATTCAGGTTTAGGGATAATTCTTCCTGATGTTGTGGAGACTCGTACCCGCTCTCCTGCCTCAGTGAATCTCCACTCCACCTCAGTGGGTTTCCTAGGGGATAGAAGAAGTGAGGCCAGCCAGGGAGTTAGTTCTCCCTCCTATGTTCCAACCCGAAAGTCAATGACTAAAAACACTAAGGTCACCATCTTGTTTCTCTGCCACCCCTACACTGGGGTTTCCTATGGGGGGGTCATGTCCATGAGATGGCCCCTCTCAATTTCCAGCACATCCAACCCACCATTCCCTTTGGATAAATATGGTCAACACCTGTGTGGACTCAGAGGGCAAGAAACCCTCTGACCAGAGCCCCATGTGCTTACCTGTCCACAGGATCCACAAGTTTGACCTGGTTGTGGAGCAAGGGTGCTTCACTGGGGATCATAGTTCCCCGGTAATCCACGGTCTTGCCAACATAGCGGTAATGCTGTCCAAAAGAGGAGGGGGCTATCAGAACCCAGGAGGTGAGAAGGGGGCTTGTCTACCACAACTCAGAGCATTCAGCCCAAGTTGAAAAGTAGAAGGTTCAGTTGTCTCACCGTCCCCTCAGCCAGTCTCTCGCCTCCCTGTGCTGCTCTTAATGGACAGGGACGGATGGCACAGGCTTCCTGAGCATCGCCATCCTCACTCTTCACTTACTGTATTCAGCCCCTCCACGACCACCCAGTTTCGCTGCCGGATCACTTGAACCACTTTGCCTTGCTTCCCAGCGTCCTTGCCTTCTAGGATCTCTACCTGTGGGAAGAGATGACCATCAGGGAGGGAGATCCTTGCCCAGGAGCACCCCGCCACCCTACCCCATCTGAGATTCTCACCCTGTCCCCACAGAACAGATGCCAGTCTTCATCAGAGATAGGTTCCACAGCCACCCGGCGCCGCCTAGTCCCTGGAGGGTTCTTCTTCTTGTCTGACAAGGAGCCTGGGCGGCTCATCCCATAGCGGTAATTGGGAGGCAGAGTGACCTTGGATGCCAAGGCCAGCAGAGCAGAGAGCCGCATGGCTGGAGGCTATGAGAAATCCCCTGGCCGGTGAAAGACCCAGAAATCTTCCTAGTCAGCTCTGGAGTAGGACAGAAAGAAGGGGGCAAAGAAACAAGGGAAGCAACATTTTCTTAAGCACTTACTTCATGGCTCAATGGACTTGATCTTAATGAATCCTCACAAGATACTATCTTTGCTTTACAGATGACGatagagactcagagaagttaagtgacttgtcaaTGGTCATAAGGCTACCATGTGGGAGAATCAGCATTCAAAGCCACATATATCTGACTTCAAAGTCCAAAAATTCATTGAGGCCAGGGATCATGTTATCTAGATCACCCTTGAATCCAGCAGATCCCAGTAGGTCTTGGcatgtagtaggtactcaataaaaagttatttaataAATGCACCAACAGCAAGATGGAAAGAAAACAAGTAATGGACAAAACACTGGCGTAAAGCCAAAAAGCAGGCAGTTATAAGGTAAAACAAACAGGTGGCAGAGTTAAAAACTGGGATTAAAATGTCCCGACAAAATGTCCAATTCCTAATCTCAATCAGGAAATAACCACTTCTCCGTAAGATAGTTTCTTTTCTAAAGGAAAAGGACCCAGAGCCAGACTCTAGGATTATAGGGTCCTACATTTCCAAACTAAGTATGTACTCTAAGCCTCCCAATTTTGGATAATGGACTAAACCAATGGGGCGGTGAGACAACTGAGGGCAAAAATAATAAGTGCTTCAGTTTGCTGAGCACTTGCTACCTTCCAGTTACCATGCTAAGTGCTTTGCTGTCTCATCTCATTTAAGCCCAAGGACAACTGATGAAGGAGGTACCATTAACCTTGTTTCATAGCTAAGAATAAAGCCTAACTTCAAAGCACAATTAAAGTGCACTCTAATGACATTAAAAGCTCTGGACTGGGAACCAGACGACCTGGGTTCTAGTCCCCGCTCCACCATCAACTTATTCTGTGACCCTAGGCAACTTGACTTATGAGCTTCAGTTTCATCAGCCATAAAACTTTACAGGGTTGTTTCTGTCATTTgagttatttttaacattttaacaaagCAAGGTACAGAATCATGTGGATAGTATTATCCTTTTttgggtaaattaaaaaaatatatattctatcacagacataaatatttacaagaagGCAACAGGGAACAAATAAAGTACTTGTTTTGGAGATGAGGAAGTCTGGGAGGGCTAttactttctatcttgttcctttCCATAACGTTTGCATTTTCTAACCACGtacctttaaaataatacatCAACTGGTTTATCTGATATCAggtcatttttcttctctatacTTCTCAATATGGAAAAGacctaatattatttttaattaatgctGGATGAATGTTAAGGGCCTTGGTGTTCCCATTCAGAATCAAAAAATGCTTAGGGAGCACTACTATGTGACAGGTCTAATGCGGGAACTTCACTATTCCCAGCATTTGATCTTCACACTGCTCTCCGCGGGAGGTTGACAGGAGACGAGAAAACCAAGGTCCTGAGAGCTGGTGACTTGCCCTAGTTCATATGACTTGATAGAAGCAGAATTctctggcggcccagtggttaagactctgcgcttccactgaaggactgtagggggcacgggttccaaccctggtgggggaactaagattccgcagaCCGCGcagagcggccaaaaaaaaaaaaaaaaaaaaaaaaaaatcttaagaccCGAGACTCCTGCGTGATTGCTGCAAGACGTCCCTTAACCTCAGCTATTGAAGATCTGAAGCTCTGGGAGGAGATCCCAGAAGCCAGCCCCCtagatgttttccttttttccctccaaaCCCTGGAGAGGCTGGTGCCCTTCCGCAGTGGAGCTTTCATGGCGCGCTCTGGGGCGCCGTGCTAGGTAGTGAGGTAGAGCGTCTGCTCCCTCAGACCCCGGCTCCAAAGGCCCCGCCGGCCCCATCTTAGGTACGGGTGATGTCCATCCCCCAGCAGTCTTCAGCAACCACCCGCTCCGAGCTTCCGAAGCAGGGAGACCCCGGACGAGGCGACTGAGCCATGCCAGGATAAAGGAAGGCTCTTCCCGCTCCCGCTACCGGACCAGCCCAGAGCTGCTAAAACCTCCGGGCCACGCAGTTCTCACCTCCGCTTCCCGTTGAGCCCCGGAGCCTCCGCCAGTCCCTTCTGCACGTGAGACCTAAGCCCCGCCCCACCGCGTCCCCCGGCTTTCTGGGAAAAGTAGTCTAATGGTACAATGGATGCGCAACAACGATAATCTAGCCTCTCTGCATGCTGGGAGTTGTAGTCCGCTGCTGCAAAGCAAGCGAGAAACAGGAAATTTGGCCTTGTAGGAAATCAAGGAAGCCTAAGAGCACCGTGAAGCACGTCGGGAGTTGAAGGCAAAGCGGAATATGCTATCGCGCCTGGCACATTCCTGCACGTGCTCTGCGTGGAGGCCGCTGGGAATTGTAGTTACTAGAGACGACGGCTCCATTTTCTAGGTGATTGCGGCTTCTTCAAAGCAGAGGGCCTCCCTTTCTAGTGAGGCTACAGTCAATACTCTGCCCGCCCGCCCTCTGCTGGAGGGAGCCAAGGCAGATGAAGAAAGTGTCATAGGCTTTCTAAACTAAGGGATGAAACGTGGGCTCTTCGGATGCCAGTCGATGATCTAGTCACAAAATGTCAGACTGAAAGAAACCTCAGAGAGGATCtaatccagccattccacttaaTTCAGGAGTATTGGGAGGATTCCATGCTATCAACCTCCCCGACCCTCATCACGTTATCAGTAGCGGGCATCCCTGGCTTTGCCCTTGAGGGTCAAAGTTGTTTCTACAACCAGCCCCAACACCCTAACTTCCCTGGCCATCGTGAGCTGTGACTGATACTGTCACCTCTCACAACCTacttcttcttttaatatttatttatttattttggctgcaccgtgtctcagttgcagcacgtgggatcttcgttgaggcatgcggagttcctagttgtggcatgcctgcgggatctagttccctgaccagggatcgaacccaggtcccctgcattgggagcagggagtctttcccattggaccatcagggaagtcccacacccTACTTCTTGTGcgaacttttaaaaaaactttcccaGGTGCTTATGGGGGAAACTGTGTTAAACAGTGGCTGGGCAGAAGTAGAATACTGGGCACAGTATTCTGTGACTTTGCCCTCATGTAGAATTTTAGATATCTCTAACAGACTGAGAATGGAGAAGGCTGGCACACTTTACCTCAATCTGAAAAGTGGATTTGGAAATCATTTGCATTCCCTTTCCCATTCCCCTGCACCATCAGTTAACCAATACACCCCAAAAGAATCAGTCAAAATCCAATGTAGTAATCAATGGGTTTTATTTTCCTAGAACTGAAATCATCTACGGTTCTCAGAGCTAAACTTCCAAAGCTACAGTCAGCAATTTTTCATCAGAGCCCAAGGGAGGGGGGCAAGGGTGAAAGAGACAAGAGACGGAAGAGCCAAATAGACCACTAGAAAGAGGTTGGGAGAGGGCGCTTATTTCCCTCTGGCCTCTCAGTGGGTTACAAATTGGATCTGGTGACAACACTGAGGGGACCAGGTGAGGGTATGTGGATGAGAAATGACACCAGAAGGAACACCAAAGCCCCAACTACAACAAGAAAAGTCATCAAGCCCCAAACAGAAGGGGAGCCTCCAAGTGCACCTCAGAAATGGGGGCAACAGTGGGGAAGAAAGGAGCAGAGTGGGGAGCACACAAAGGGATGGGGggggtctttaaaattttttttttgcaattttcttttattaaaaacatttcctaaaaaatgtgttttttcctttatgtCTGGGTGACGTATATGACTGTAGGCTGGCCTTGAGcactgtggggagagggaaaagggcaGCTAAGGGTCTCCCCAGGGCATCCCATCTCTGGCCTGAGGTCTAAAGGTGGATGGATACTCCTCAACACTCCCATCCGAGCTGGGTGAAGTCAACCCTTCAGATCTCAGGTCCTTGACCCAAAGAACTTGGAAGACCCCAAATCTTTTGATGATAAACTGTAACTCCCATAACACCTAGGGTTGGCGTAAGAGAATGGGCATTGTCAACCATCAAGGATTTATGGAAGGGAGCCCCTCTCCCACAAGCTGTCCCACTTTCCCTGAATCCAGGTAGCTGGGAGAACAGGTGTGGGAGGAAGGGACAGGATGCCATCCTCTTGCCCACTCCCCCAACCCAATTTGAAGATTGCCCCTCCCAGGCCCCAGAAGCCCACCGTGCTACTTATTCTCCATCCCTTCCACTCATAGCCCTGATCCCAACCAACCCAGAGGTCTAGAATGCCCGGGGAAGGGCGAGAGGGGTGTCAGAAGATGGAAATAGCCAGTCCAGGCCCTAACAAATACACTGGGAAATAGCTCCAGGCAGGGAGGGACACAGTGGCCTCATCTCATCCCACAGAGCAGAAGACATGGACCTGACTCAGGTCACAGGGGTGTGGGGACATGGAGGTGAGGGCCAGGTGGCCTGCCCCATCTGGGTCAATCACCAGGGTCTGAGCTCAGAAGGGGGAGAGTGAGTGGAAGAGGAGAGtgggttggggtggggaaggggttcCCAGTTTGCAGGCCATGGCCAGTTTCCCCAGTAGCACCCAGACAGCAGCAGGAACGGGGCGGGGGCTCCTCTTGAAACATTGGTGGCTACAGGCTGCGGGGGAGGGTTGGAGGGGAGAAGGGTTAATGGTGTGGCCTTGGCCTGGCCGGGCCCCAGCCAGTGCCGGCCTCCTGGGAGAGCCCACCCTGCCTCCCTGGAGGCTGACTGCTAcaggccctcctcctcctcctcctcctctcagcaGGTGGCTGGGCCCTCCCAGCCCAGCTGCCAAGGGGCAGGGGGCTCACTCACCTCTCATGATCTCTGATGCCCGGGGCCTCAGCATCTTCCTTGGcagcctcttcctcttcttcctcctcttcttcctcctgagGAGGCCCCCGGCCAGAGCCCGGCTCAGAGGGGGTGCTGTTCTTCTCCGC includes these proteins:
- the MRPL24 gene encoding large ribosomal subunit protein uL24m, producing MRLSALLALASKVTLPPNYRYGMSRPGSLSDKKKNPPGTRRRRVAVEPISDEDWHLFCGDRVEILEGKDAGKQGKVVQVIRQRNWVVVEGLNTHYRYVGKTVDYRGTMIPSEAPLLHNQVKLVDPVDRKPTEVEWRFTEAGERVRVSTTSGRIIPKPEFPRADGIVPETWIDGPKDTSVEDALEKTYVPSLKTLEEEVMEAMGIQETRRHKKVYWY